The Streptomyces sp. NBC_00659 genomic interval GGAACCCTCCGGGCGCTCACCGGACCACCGGTCCGCCCCGGCCGAGCGGCGTTCCGGGCCGACGGGGGATGCCGGGGCAAGGGCCGGGAAGCCGTGACGGCGCCGGGTCGGCGGCGCCGCTACGTCGTATTCCTGTAGTCCTATGGCGCCGTGGCGCCGTGGCCCGTAGCCCTGTCCCCCGTCCTCCCGCTGTGCCTCAGGATCAGGAGGCCTCGACGGCTGCCTTGATCCGCTGGCCGAAGGCGTCCGCGTCCTTGCGGGCCGCACTCAGCGCCAAGCCCACCAGGAGTTTGCCGATGCCATGGCCCTCAAGGACGTTGAAGATCCGGACCCGGGTGGTCCGGGGGCCGGTGGACTCGAGGTCGTAGCCGCCCTCCTTCGCCATGACGGTGTTCTTCGAGATCTCGGCCCAGCGGATCCGGCGGGACGGCTCGAACTCGGTGATGCGGAACTCCCGGCCCGTCTTCATTCCGGCGTCCTTGACGGTGCTGGTGAAGACGGTGCCCACGGCCGTCGGGCCCTCCGGAGTCTTCGTGATCGCCTGCACCCTGGGGCTGAACCGGGGGTCGTTCGTGCCGGCGGCGAGGTAGGCGAACACCTCCTCGACGGGGCGGTTGATCTCGGTTGTCGCCTCGAACTGACCGGACACGGTTCCTCCTGTGCTGCGATCACGGACCGCCCGCTGAGGGCGCGCGGCCTTGCCGCGCCCGATCAGCCTAGGGGCCAGGAGCGCTGCGGGCGCGTCGCACGGGCTTGTTCAGTGGTCGAAGCCGTCGGACAGACGCACGGTGTAGCCGTCCTCCTCCATCAGGACGACGGTGACGCCGAAGGGGTTGGGATGGTCAAGCTCCATCGGGGTGAACGCGTACGCGACGGCGGCCTCGACGGGCGGCGGAAGTTCGCCGTCCGGTCGCGGCGCGGGGGCCTGGTCCCAGTCGAGGGCGGCCGCGGACTCGTCCGTGTTCCCGGAGCCGGTGGGCAAGGACTCCTCGGTGTAGGGGAACTGGTGCAGCACATGCCCGTCCGGGGTGGCGCGGACCATGTTCAGGCACGGGGAGGGGCCGGAGACCGGCAGCTCGCAGGCGGTGGCGACCTCCTGGGTCTCCCAGGCCAGCACGACCTCGTCCGCGCCGGCCGCCGCCGCGATGTTCGACAGCGCCGCGATGCCGGTGAGCGCGTCGGCCCCGGGCTCGGTCGGGCGGACCCAGACCAGCCCGACCAGCTCGCCCCGCACGAGCGGCATGATGACCGGCCGGGGTACCGCACCCTCGCGCACGCCCTTGACGTAGGCGCTCTTCATCGAGCCGACCAGCGTGTCCCACGTTCGCGTGTCCACGGAAGCCCCTTTGCCGCTGTTGTCTTCGATCACCGCCGACCCTGTCACGCGGGGTGTCCCCGTGTCAGCGGGATGTCCGGCAGGCGACCCCTTCGGTGCCGTTCGCCCGTACGGCGGCGCGGACCGCTCACGCGGACGTCCCTTAGGGTCGATGGGATGGCGCGTGTGGAAGTCCTTCAGCTGCTGGTCTCGGCCGTGCACCGGTTCGAGGGCCGACCGGGCGACGGGGTGCCCCCGCTGCCCGACGCGGAACTGGTGACGACCGCTCAGGTGCGCGCCGGACTCGGGATCGTCGGCGACCGCTACTTCAACCATCCGGCCCATCGGAACGCGTCGATCACCCTCGTGGCGGCCGAGCGCTTTCCGCAGGGGACGGCCGCGGAAGCGGACCTCCGGCTGACCCGGCGCAACGTTCTGCTCCGGGGCGTGGACATCGACGCCTGTGTCGGCGCGACGATCTCCCTGGACTGCGGCACCGGGCCCGTGCTGCTCGCCGTACGCGGCGCGGCCAGGCCCTGCGCCTGGATGGACACCACGCTCGGCCCCGGCGCGCGACGGGCGCTGCGCGACGGCGGGGGAATCCGCTGCCGCCCGCTGACCGACGGCACTCTCGCGGTGGGGCCCGCCGAGTTCACGGTGGTGGAGCCGGCACCCGCGAAGGACTGACCCGAGGGTGCCGAGGGTGGAGCGCGGTCGGCCGCCGCGACGGACCGGCTTGGACGGGCCGGCTTGGACGGGCCGGGTTGTGGGCGCGTCCAGTCCGGCGGCCGCGAAGCACCGGCCCGCCGAGGTATATCCAACCAGTTGGTTGACTAAGGCGGGGGCTGGGCATACGGTTATTCAACCAACTGGTTGATTACGTGAGGTGAGAGGTGTCCGACGAGCGGCTGTCCCGGGTGTTCTCGGCCCTGGCCGACCCGACGCGGCGCGACATCGTGGCCAGGCTGGCCGCGGGGGACGCCACGGTCAACGAACTGGCCGAGCCCTACGACGTGACGGTGCAGGCCGTGTCCAAGCACATCCGGGTGCTGGAGGACGCCGGTCTGGTCAGCCGCAGCAGAGACGCCCAGCGTCGGCCCTGCCACCTCGAAGGCGAGGTCTTCGACCTGATGACGCGATGGATCGAACGCTACCGACGCGAGGCGGAGGACCGTTTCCACCGGCTCGACGCCGTCCTCGAACGGATGGGGGACCAGCCGGGCGAAGGCACCTCCGGCAAGGAGGCGGCATCATGAGCACCGCGAACCGGAGCGACCGGCACGAGACGCGGATCGTGGCCGACCCGGCGCTGCCCACCATCCTCATCACCCGGGAGTTCGACGCCCCCGCGGAGCGTGTGTTCAGGGCGTACACCGATCCCGGTCTCGTCGTGCAGTGGCTCGGCCCGCGTCGGCTGACCATGCGGATCGACGTGTACGAGGCGCGCACCGGTGGCTCGTACCGCTATGTGCATCGCGAGGCGGACGGGACGGAGTACGGCTTCCGCGGCGTGTTCCACGAGGTGCGCCGCGACGAGCGCATCGTGCAGACCTTCGCCTACGACGGCTTCCCGGACGGCGTCAGCCTGGAGACCACGCTCTTCGAGGACCTCGGCGGCCGGACCCGGGTCACCACCACCTCGCTCATGGCGTCCGTCGAGGCCCGCGACGCGATGATCAGAAGCGGTATGCAACGCGGTGTCCGCGAGGGCCATGAGCGCCTCGACGAACTGCTCGGCGGCCGCCGGAGCGGGAACGCCTGAACACCCGAAGAAGAACCGAGACGGAAGGCTTGAGATCATGACGAGCGCAGCCGACGAGCACCGCACTGTCGCCGAGATCTTCACCGAACGGGTGCGCGGAGTGCGCCCCGGGGCCTGGGAGAACCCCGCGCCGTGCGACGGCTGGGTCGCCCGGGACGTGGTGCGTCACCTGGTCGAGTGGTTCCCCGACTTCCTGAAGGCGGGCGCCGGGGTCGAACTGCCGAAGGGGCCGTCGGTGGACGACGACCCGGTGAAGGCCTGGACGGTGCACAGCGACGGAGTGCAGGCACTCCTCGACGATCCGGCCACGGCGCACAGAACGCTGTCGAACCCGCACATCGGCGAGGTCCCGCTGGACCAGGCGGTCGACCGCTTCTACACCGCCGACGTCTTCATGCACACCTGGGACCTGGCACGCGCCAGCGGCCAGGACGAGCGCCTCGACCCCGCCAGGTGCGCCCGGTTGCTCGACGGCATGCTGCCGCTCGACGACGTGCTGCGCGGGAGCGGACAGTACGGGCCACGGGTCGAGGTCCCGGAGACCGTCGACGTACAGACGCGCCTGCTCGCCTTCATCGGACGCAATCCCTGAGGAACCCTCCGGGGAGGGGTGCGGTCCCGGAACAGGTGCCGCCCCGGAACGGCGCAGCTCCGGGACGGGAACCGTCCGGGTCGGGATGCTGTTCGGGACGGGACGCCGTCCGGGTCGGGACACTGTTCCTGAAGGGGAACCGTTCCGAAACGGTCGCCGTTCCGGCCGTGGGCACGTTCACCTTCCGACGCCGTCACCCTCCTGCAGCGGCCGCGGCATCGCGGCTGTACCGGCCGTGGCATCGCGGGCGGTCGCCGGTGGCGTTCCGTCGCCTCGGACCGGAGGCGGCGGCCCGTCCGGACGGCTTCCGCCGATCGCCGTCAGCTCCGCCGCGAGAGTCCGCAGCCAGGTGTCGATGTCGACCAGCGCGGGCAGGACGGGGGCCGGGGCGGCGGAGACGACCTCGTGCGGAAGGGGCACCGGCGCCGCCCGGACGCCACCGGGCGGGAAGGCCGCCGCGCTGTCCATCGCCGAGGCCAGTCGCCCCGCGGACTCCCGCGCCCACCGGACCGCTTCGGGCGGCGCCGGACCGTACGCCTGCCGGGGCAGCCAATGGGATCCGATCACCGCGTGGGAGACGCAGTTGAGCGCCAGGTGCCAGTCCGGTCCGCTGTCGACGGCGTTCCTGCCGCCCTCGGTCCGGTACTGCGCGTAGGCGCGCTCGGCGATGCGGAGCCGGTGCCGGGTCAGCCTGAGCGCCTCATCGGTGCCGCCGTGCCGAGGCCGTGCATCGCCGGACGTCCCCGACGTCCCGGACGCCTCGGGTGCGCCGGACGTCCCGGACGCGCGGACCACGGCGGACACGGTGACCCGCACCAGGGGCGCCGCGGAACGCAGCATGTCCGCCACGCCGCGCCGAACCTCGGCGTGGGCTCCCGCGGGCCAGGCGAGCACGCCGCACACCAGCCCGATCGTGCAGCCCGCCAGGACGTCGAGCAGCCGTGTCCCCGCCAGCCGCCAGTCGGCCGGGGCGAGCTGGCTGAAGGCGGCGGCGACGACCAGGGTGAACAGACCCTGCGCCCAGGCCGGTCCCGCGATCGGCCCCACCGAGAACGCCACGAACATGGCCGGCACCAGCACGGCGGCGTACACCTCGACGGTGCCGCCGGCCTCGAAGATCAGCACCCCGGCGGCCAGCGCGCCCACCAGTGTTCCGACCGCCGCCGAGCGCACCGTGGACCAGGTCGCTCCCGCGGTCGTGCGCCCCAGCGTCAGCACGGTCAGCAGCACCCAGAAACCGTGCGAGAGGTCCAGGGTCCCGGCCACCAGACGGGCGGCGCCGAGACCCAGGGCCGTGCGTACGGCGTTCTGGAACAGGACCGAGCGCAGGGTGAGGTTGCCGGTCAGACGCAGCGCGAGGAGCCGCGCCGTGGAGGGCCCCGCGTACCAGAACTGTTCGGGCGGCAGACCGGCCGCGTCGCGGCGCCCACCGATCGCCACGGCCACCGCCGCCTGGGCAGTCAGGGCCGAGGCCGCCGTGACCAGCAGGTCGGACCGGCACTCCAGCAGTCGCTGCGACGCTTTGGCGTCCGTGTCGGGCCCGCTGCCGGACGGACGTCCGCGGACGGCGACGAAGTCGGCGACCATCTCTTCCAGGGCCTCGGGCCCCGGGACGGCGCGGGCACCACGCAGAGCGTCCGCCGTCGCGGTGCAGCCGGCCGCGACACCACGCAGCAGCTCCTCGGAGGGCGGATCGGCGGCCGTGGCGGAGTCCGGCCGCTCGGCCATCCGGGCGAGCTGATCCAGTACCCGCCGTGTCGCGGCTCCGGCCTGCGCCAGCCCCCGGTCGGTGCGGCCCGCCCCCGTCGGACGTGAGCCCGGTGGCGCCTGTGACAGCCGCAGCGCCAGCCCTTCCGCGCGCAGGCGCCGGGCCCGCTCGGGAGAGCGACGGTGGCCCTGGGCGGACGCGAGCGCCGAAGCGGCCGCGAGGTCGAGGGCGGCGGCGATCCGTTCCCGATACGGCTGGACGGGCGGGGCGGGCAGGAGCAGCAGCTCGCACACGACCAGCAGGACGACACCGGCCAGCAGGCCGCCGAGGCGCTGCGGAAGGGTGTCCGGCGCGTACGGCGGGAAGCACGCGAGCACGTAGAAGAGCAGCAGCCCCGGGACAGCGCCCGCCGCGGCCGGTCCGTACGCGGAGGCGAAGGAGACGGCGAAGCCGACCACCAGCATCCCGGCGACGGCGGAGACCGTAGTCACGGCGAGAGCGGTGCCGAGGGCCGTCAGCGCCACGGCCACCGGCAGCACGATCAGCATGGTCCGAGCCCGGTCGCGGCCGCCGCCCGGGATCGGGGAGAGGACGCCGAGCGCGATCGGCGCGAAGAGGGCGTAGACGGCGACGACCGGCTGGTCCAGCACGTAGAGGGCCGAGTAGAAGCCCGTGGCGGACGCGACCGTGACCCGTACGGACTGCCGCGCGGCCCGTACGCGACCGGGGGAGGGGGGCCGCTTCGGCATGGACGTTCCTTCCCCGGCGCCTCCCCGGGCCCGTCCCCGCCGTACGCCCATTGTCGACCGGGACCGGGAGGGAGGCACGGGCAGCGCCGGCGCCGTGGGTCCGGATCCGCGGCGGGGACGGGACCCGCTCGGCCGTCCGCCCGAGTCGGTCGGCCGAGTTCCTGTGACGCGGGGGAGCCGAGGCCGCCGTCGGCCGACTTGGCCCGAGGCCGGCTTTCGGCTTCGCCTCGGCTGTCCGGAGGATCGGATCCGCGCGGACAGGAATCCGCGTCGGTTGAGACGACAACAGGGTTTTCTCGTAAGGCAGTTGAAGGGAGAGGCGGCGGCGGGCGGCCGGTCGGTGTCCGGGCCCGCGACACGGTCCGCAAGCGTCTCGTCACCCGGCGGTCGGGCGCGCGCCGTCTGATCAGGGGTTTCTCTACCCAGGAGGCGGGTGAGCGCATAACATCCGGACGGGAAGACACCCGGAAGGCATGTCGGGGCAACCTGCCGGGACGCGGGCCCGCCCCCGATTCGTTACAGCCCCCGACCCGCCACCGTCCCCGACCACCTGTCACATCTCCGCCTGCGCACCTGTTCAGTCCCGCACGAAGGAACCATCAGTGAGCGAATCCGGATCCTCCGGAAGAGTCCAGCCGGCTCAGGCCGGCGATCCCTCCCGAATAGGTCCGTACCGGATCGTCGGTCGTCTCGGTGCCGGTGGCATGGGTACCGTCCACGCGGGCGTGGCCTCCGACGGAACGCGTGTGGCGGTGAAGGTGATTCAGCCCTCGCAGGCCCAAGAACCGGAATTCAGGGCCCGTTTCAGGCGTGAGGTCGACATGTCCTCCCGTGTCACCGGCCCGTACCTGGTCCCGCTGCTCACCGCCGACGCGAACGCCACGCAGCCGTGGCTCGCCACCGAGTACGTCGCCGGGCCGACGCTGCACGAGCACGTGCTCGCCCAGGGGCGGGTCACCGGACCCAGTCTGTACGCTTTCGCGGCCGCCACCGCGCAGGCGTTGGCCGCCGTGCACGCCGTCGGCGTGGTGCACCGTGATGTGAAACCGCAGAACGTCATCCTCACGCCCTCCGGTCCCCGCGTCCTGGATTTCGGCATCGCGCACGGCGACGACGACACCAGAGTCACCCGTCCCGGAGCCACGACCGGTACCCCGGGCTGGATCGGTCCCGAGCAGTACCGGACGGGTGCCGCCGGGTCCGGGAGCGATGTGTTCGCCTGGGGAGTGCTCGTGGCCTACGCGGCCACCGGGAAGTCTCCGTTCGGGACGGGCGCGCCCGACGTGGTCGCGTTCCGCGTGATGTCGGGTGAACCCGACCTGGACGGTGTCCCCGCGCCCCTGCGCGAGATCGTGCTGCGGGCACTGGCCAAGGAACCGGGGGACCGTCCCTCGGCCGCCGACGCCGCCGAGGAGTGCTTCGAACTCCTGGCCGCGCAGCTGATCCAGGCGATGCGGGCCGACACGTTGTTCACGCGGGCGGAGGACATGATCACCGCGGTCTGGGACATGCCTCACGTGGACGATCCGGCGTGGCCACGGCCCGCGAGACGCGGGCGAAGGCCATGGGCGGGCGTGTTCGTTGTCGCGGCCGCGGTCATCGGGGGCCTGGCGGGCGGAGTGGTCGCCCTGATGCCCGGCAAACCGGAGAGCGGCCGCCACCCGACGTCGAACGCTTCCTCCCTCCCGGCTTCCTCCGCTCCCGGCGCTTCCGACCCCGCTTCCTCGGCTGCCGTCTCCTCCCCGGCCGGCATCCCGCAGCCGTCCGGGACGGGCACCGGGGCGAGCACGAGGGCGAGCGCGTCGGTGAAGCTCGAGCAGGCCACGAGCGGCCGTCCGGCGAGTGTGGAGAGCTGGGCCGACGCGAGGTCGGCACGGGGCGAGGGTGAACACGACGTGGCCCGTGCCGTCCTGCGCGACCAGGGCGTTCTCGTCCGGGAACTCGGCGGCGCCATCGGCCTCGTCCCGAACACCGTGAGGTTCCACGCGTCGCGCGGGGAGGTCTACCTGTCGTACCGGCTCACCTCCGACGAGGCGGGGACGCTGTACGCGGAGACGGAGGTCGCCGGTCTGATGTGCCGGACGCTGCGGGAGTCCGTTCTGCGTCTGCACCCGGAACTGCCGTACCGCGCCTTTGTGATGGTGAGGGAAGAGACCGGTCAGGACCCGCTGGTGACCTGGGACGACGACTTCCTCACCGACGCCCGATGCGCATCGGCCGACGACGACTTGAGCCCTGCTGCCGCCGCACTGGGCTGGGAACCGGACGAACCGGGCCTTGGCCAGGCCATGATTCCCAGCACCGACCGCGACGAGATCGGCGTCGCGGACCGTGCCACCCGAAGGATCATCGAGCGGACCAACGGGATGCGTACGGCGCTCGGTACGGATCGCGCGCTCGGCAACGCGGAGCTCAAGGTGGGCTTCGATCCGAGCCGCTCGGCGATGTATGTGTGGTCGGACTACGGGACGTGGAATCAGCAGCAGGCCGCGGCCTGGGCGGGCATGGCGGCGGGCGAGGCGTGCCGGGCCCTGGTGCGGCAGCGGGACAGCGCGGGCGACGCGTGGCCGTACTCCCGTTACGCCGTGGCGGAGAGAGGCGGCTCCGGCTATCTGATGATCCGCTGGGGCACGGCCGGAACCCTGGCCGACTGTCCGGCCTGACCCCCTGCCCTGCCGGGTCGGGTCTCCGAGCGCGGAGACGGCCCCGCGCCACCGCTGCCCGTCGCGGATCCGGCGCCGCTGTCAGGGCACGTCGTGACGCCTGAGCGCCCGGGCGAAGGGCTCGCCGGTGCGTCGCGCGTACGCCATCCGCTCACGGACTTCGCGCAGGGTCCGGGGGCGGTAACCGGGTCCGCCGCAGCAACTCTTGTGGAAGCGGACGCCCGCGTGGAGCAGGACGGAGAGTGTCCTCCAGGCCGCGGTGTCCCGACGCCTGGGCGCCGCGAAGGCCGACCCCACGTGGATGAGCGGCGAGGCGCACCGGGGGCAGATCCGCACGGGACGGTCCCCGTCGTACGGCTGCTTGTACGACGCCCGGCAGGGCAGGCACACGTACGACGTCTTTCCGGAAGGCATGCTCCGAGGCTAGGCGGCACACGTTCCGCACGCGACGGATTTACTCGCCCGGTACGACCCGGCGATCAGTGCCGCGGAGATGCGGCACGTTGCTCCGTGCCCGGATCGGGGCGGAGGGGTGTTACTCACTTTTGAGTGACCTGTGGGTGACCTGTGCTGACGGGCGGCATGACCCGAAACGCCCTAGTTGTTGTCTGTGTAAGGGAGTTGGCGATGACAGTCCATCACTTTTCAGCTTTCCGTAGTTAAAGGCCATATACAGACGCCTGTAACTGATATGTCCGCAATTGGTAACAGGGGTCGGGTGTCGCCCGTCCTGGGCGGGGATGTGCAGCAACTTATGAGTCCTCGGCCACCGGGCCGGGACTCGCACAGGGTCGCACCGTGCGGGTTCCCCGAGAGGGGGCCCGCACGGGGTGTGCCGGCTCTCGAACCTTGAGGAGCATTCATGTCCGTTTCCACGACTGTCACTGCCCGCCGTGTGGCGGCCGCGGTCATCGCGGCCGGCGCGCTGGTCGGCACGGCGTCCGTGTCGGCCTCGGCCGCCGAGCCGCGCTTCGACCGCTCATACGTCGCCATCAGCAGGGTCCAGAGCGACGCGCCGGGCTTTGACGACCGCTCCGCGCGTTCTCTGAACGCGGAGTGGGTGGAAATCACCAACTCCGGTCGCCACGGGGTGAACCTGAACGGGTGGACGCTGTCGGACGAGGACGGCAACCGCTACAGCTTCAGGCACTTCACCCTGGCCGGCCGTGCCACCGTCCGTGTCCACACCGGCTACGGCCGTGACACCAGCCGTGACCTCTTCCAGGACCGTCGCAACGAGGTCTGGGACAACCGTTCCGACGAAGCCACGCTGCGGACCGCCCGCGGCCGCTTCGTCGACAGCGTCTCCTGGGACCGGTACTACGACCGCAACCACGGCCGTGACGACCACCGTGGCCACGGCCGTGACGACCACCGGGGTCACGGCGACCACCGCAACCACGGCCGTGACGACCACCGCGGCCACGGCGACCACCGCAACCACGGCCGTGACGACCACCGCGGCCACGGCGACCACCGTGGGCACGGCGACCACCGGGGTCAGCAGGGCCAGCAGGGTCAGGGTCCGCGCCAGGGCCAGCAGGGCCAGCACGGCCAGCAGGGTCAGGGTCCGCGCCAGGGACAGCAGGGCCAGCACGGCCAGCAGGGTCAGGGTCCGCGCCAGGGACAGCAGGGCCAGCAGGGCCAGGGACAGGGCCAGCACGGCCAGCAGGGTCAGGGTCCGCGCCAGGGACAGCAGGGTCAGGGGCTGGGCCACCTCCTCGGTCACTGAACCGCGACCGCAGGCTCACCCACCTGGGGTGTACGCGGGTGGCATCCGGTCAGAACGTGGGGATGACCGGCTGTAGTCCGGGCCCGGTCGGACCCGACGAGGCACGAACCCGCAGGACGGCATCACCACAGAAGACCCGCACCGACCGGTGCGGGTCTTCTGTTTCCGCACCGGTCGGCGCGGCCCTCACAGCACCCGGCGTCTGCGTCCGAGCCAGGTCTGCGCGATGACGACGACGGCGAGGAAGGCACCGCTGACGACCTGTTGGTAGGCGGAGTCCAGGGAGCCGATCTGGTTGATCACGTTCTGGATGACTTTCAGGAGCAGCACTCCGACGAGTGAGCCGCTGATGAAACCGAACCCGCCGGTGAGCAGGGTGCCGCCGATGACGACGGCGGAGATCGCCTCCAGCTCCATGCCCGAGCCCAGGATCGTGACGCCGGACGCGAGCCATGCCGCGTTGAGCGCCCCGGCGAGTCCCGCGCACAGCCCGGACAGCGTGTAGACGGAGATCTTCGTACGGGCCACGGGGGCGCCCATCAGCGCCGCCGCGTCCTCGTTCCCGCCGACCGCGTACACGTACTGCCCGAACCGGGTGCGCCGCAGGACCACCGCACCGAGGACGAACAGCGCGACGGTGATCCACACGGGCAGGCCGACGCCGAGCAGCGAGCCTTGTCCGAGCTCCGCGAAGAACGACCCCTTGTCCACGAGATACGTCTTCGATCCCTCGTCGGTGACGGAGAGCAGAATGCCCCGGGCACCCAGCATCGAGGCCAGCGTGACGATGAACGGAGCGAGGCGCGAACGGGCGATCAGCAGTCCGTTGACGAGGCCGATCAGTCCGCAGACGGCCAGGGGGAGCAGCAGCGCGACGACCGCTCCGTACCGCGATCCCCAGGCCGCGAGCACACCGCCGAGCGCGAACAGCGAGCCCACCGACAGATCGATGCCGCCGGTGATGATGACGAAGGTCATGCCGAGCGCGACCACGGCGAGGAACGCCGAGGAGAGCGCCATGTTCTCCAGGTTGTCGCCGGTCAGGAAGGTGTCGAAGCTGAGGGACGCCGCGGTCATCGCGACGACCAGCGTGACCAGCGCGCCGTGCTGCTGGGCGAGGGCGCTGAGCCGTTCGGAGCGGCCGGCGCCGGTCGGTTCCTCCTCGGCCGTGTTCTTCGCGCGCACCGGAATGTCCACGTCGGTCGTCATCGCTTTCCTCGTTCCCGGGCCGCGTAGACGGCGAGGACGATCACCACGGCCTGGGCGATCTGGGTCCACGACGGCGGCAGATCGTGCTTGATGAGCGTGGTGGTGAGCAACTGGATGAGGACGGCGCCGGCGACCGTGCCGCCGATCCGGATACGGCCACCGCTCAGCGGTGTCCCGCCGACCACGACGGCGGTGATGGCGGACAGTTCCATCAGGTTGCCGAGCGAGGACGGGTCGCTCGCGGTGAGGCGGGCGGTGGCCAGGACGCCCGCGACGGCCGCGAGGACGCCCGAGCACACGTACACCAGGATGAGGACGCGGCGTACCGGCAGTCCGGCGAGCCGGGCCGCGGGGCGGCTGTCCCCGATGGCGAGGAGGCTGCGGCCGAAGGTCGTGCGGCGTACGACGAAGCCGACGAGCAGGGCGAGGGCCGCGGCGATCAGGACGACGTACGGGACGCCCAGGACGTCGCCGGAGCCGAGTTCCGCCATGGCCGGGTCGTGGACGTCCTTGAGCTGGGGGAGGAGTACCAGGGCCAGCCCGCGCCCGGCGACCATCAGGGCGAGTGTCGCCACGATCGGCTGGACGCCGACGAACGCGATGAGCGATCCGTTCGCGACACCCACCACGGCACCGCCCACGAGCGCGATCAGGACGGCGATCCCGGGTCCGTAGCCGAGATAGAGGGACAGGAGCGAGGTGGACAGGGCCATCACCGAGCCCACCGCCAGGTCGACGCCCTCGCTGCCGATCGCCAGTGCCATGCCGAGTGCCACGATGAGGACCGGTGCGACCTGGACCGCCTGGGTGCGGAAGTTCTCCGTGGACAGGAAGTGCGGGGTGAAGACGGTGTTCACCAGGAAGAGGACCACGACGCCCAGGTAGACGCCGTACTCCTGGAGCAGGGCCAGCAGACGGTCGCGGTCGGCGGAGACCCGGCCGAGGGTCAGGTC includes:
- a CDS encoding SRPBCC family protein, yielding MSGQFEATTEINRPVEEVFAYLAAGTNDPRFSPRVQAITKTPEGPTAVGTVFTSTVKDAGMKTGREFRITEFEPSRRIRWAEISKNTVMAKEGGYDLESTGPRTTRVRIFNVLEGHGIGKLLVGLALSAARKDADAFGQRIKAAVEAS
- a CDS encoding molybdenum cofactor biosysynthesis protein; its protein translation is MARVEVLQLLVSAVHRFEGRPGDGVPPLPDAELVTTAQVRAGLGIVGDRYFNHPAHRNASITLVAAERFPQGTAAEADLRLTRRNVLLRGVDIDACVGATISLDCGTGPVLLAVRGAARPCAWMDTTLGPGARRALRDGGGIRCRPLTDGTLAVGPAEFTVVEPAPAKD
- a CDS encoding ArsR/SmtB family transcription factor, with product MSDERLSRVFSALADPTRRDIVARLAAGDATVNELAEPYDVTVQAVSKHIRVLEDAGLVSRSRDAQRRPCHLEGEVFDLMTRWIERYRREAEDRFHRLDAVLERMGDQPGEGTSGKEAAS
- a CDS encoding SRPBCC family protein; translated protein: MSTANRSDRHETRIVADPALPTILITREFDAPAERVFRAYTDPGLVVQWLGPRRLTMRIDVYEARTGGSYRYVHREADGTEYGFRGVFHEVRRDERIVQTFAYDGFPDGVSLETTLFEDLGGRTRVTTTSLMASVEARDAMIRSGMQRGVREGHERLDELLGGRRSGNA
- a CDS encoding TIGR03086 family metal-binding protein codes for the protein MTSAADEHRTVAEIFTERVRGVRPGAWENPAPCDGWVARDVVRHLVEWFPDFLKAGAGVELPKGPSVDDDPVKAWTVHSDGVQALLDDPATAHRTLSNPHIGEVPLDQAVDRFYTADVFMHTWDLARASGQDERLDPARCARLLDGMLPLDDVLRGSGQYGPRVEVPETVDVQTRLLAFIGRNP
- a CDS encoding FUSC family protein, whose product is MPKRPPSPGRVRAARQSVRVTVASATGFYSALYVLDQPVVAVYALFAPIALGVLSPIPGGGRDRARTMLIVLPVAVALTALGTALAVTTVSAVAGMLVVGFAVSFASAYGPAAAGAVPGLLLFYVLACFPPYAPDTLPQRLGGLLAGVVLLVVCELLLLPAPPVQPYRERIAAALDLAAASALASAQGHRRSPERARRLRAEGLALRLSQAPPGSRPTGAGRTDRGLAQAGAATRRVLDQLARMAERPDSATAADPPSEELLRGVAAGCTATADALRGARAVPGPEALEEMVADFVAVRGRPSGSGPDTDAKASQRLLECRSDLLVTAASALTAQAAVAVAIGGRRDAAGLPPEQFWYAGPSTARLLALRLTGNLTLRSVLFQNAVRTALGLGAARLVAGTLDLSHGFWVLLTVLTLGRTTAGATWSTVRSAAVGTLVGALAAGVLIFEAGGTVEVYAAVLVPAMFVAFSVGPIAGPAWAQGLFTLVVAAAFSQLAPADWRLAGTRLLDVLAGCTIGLVCGVLAWPAGAHAEVRRGVADMLRSAAPLVRVTVSAVVRASGTSGAPEASGTSGTSGDARPRHGGTDEALRLTRHRLRIAERAYAQYRTEGGRNAVDSGPDWHLALNCVSHAVIGSHWLPRQAYGPAPPEAVRWARESAGRLASAMDSAAAFPPGGVRAAPVPLPHEVVSAAPAPVLPALVDIDTWLRTLAAELTAIGGSRPDGPPPPVRGDGTPPATARDATAGTAAMPRPLQEGDGVGR
- a CDS encoding serine/threonine-protein kinase, with protein sequence MSESGSSGRVQPAQAGDPSRIGPYRIVGRLGAGGMGTVHAGVASDGTRVAVKVIQPSQAQEPEFRARFRREVDMSSRVTGPYLVPLLTADANATQPWLATEYVAGPTLHEHVLAQGRVTGPSLYAFAAATAQALAAVHAVGVVHRDVKPQNVILTPSGPRVLDFGIAHGDDDTRVTRPGATTGTPGWIGPEQYRTGAAGSGSDVFAWGVLVAYAATGKSPFGTGAPDVVAFRVMSGEPDLDGVPAPLREIVLRALAKEPGDRPSAADAAEECFELLAAQLIQAMRADTLFTRAEDMITAVWDMPHVDDPAWPRPARRGRRPWAGVFVVAAAVIGGLAGGVVALMPGKPESGRHPTSNASSLPASSAPGASDPASSAAVSSPAGIPQPSGTGTGASTRASASVKLEQATSGRPASVESWADARSARGEGEHDVARAVLRDQGVLVRELGGAIGLVPNTVRFHASRGEVYLSYRLTSDEAGTLYAETEVAGLMCRTLRESVLRLHPELPYRAFVMVREETGQDPLVTWDDDFLTDARCASADDDLSPAAAALGWEPDEPGLGQAMIPSTDRDEIGVADRATRRIIERTNGMRTALGTDRALGNAELKVGFDPSRSAMYVWSDYGTWNQQQAAAWAGMAAGEACRALVRQRDSAGDAWPYSRYAVAERGGSGYLMIRWGTAGTLADCPA
- a CDS encoding deoxyxylulose-5-phosphate synthase, whose amino-acid sequence is MPSGKTSYVCLPCRASYKQPYDGDRPVRICPRCASPLIHVGSAFAAPRRRDTAAWRTLSVLLHAGVRFHKSCCGGPGYRPRTLREVRERMAYARRTGEPFARALRRHDVP
- a CDS encoding lamin tail domain-containing protein; translated protein: MSVSTTVTARRVAAAVIAAGALVGTASVSASAAEPRFDRSYVAISRVQSDAPGFDDRSARSLNAEWVEITNSGRHGVNLNGWTLSDEDGNRYSFRHFTLAGRATVRVHTGYGRDTSRDLFQDRRNEVWDNRSDEATLRTARGRFVDSVSWDRYYDRNHGRDDHRGHGRDDHRGHGDHRNHGRDDHRGHGDHRNHGRDDHRGHGDHRGHGDHRGQQGQQGQGPRQGQQGQHGQQGQGPRQGQQGQHGQQGQGPRQGQQGQQGQGQGQHGQQGQGPRQGQQGQGLGHLLGH